A genomic region of Chryseobacterium sp. KACC 21268 contains the following coding sequences:
- a CDS encoding GNAT family N-acetyltransferase — protein MNLEIITDKIKLKIVEKADAESLFKLRTDPEVSQFVNRDLNKTLADIEEFIEHKINHQHEILFFTIKTIPENELAGTICLWNIDHEKKYAEVGYELFPHFQGRGIMSDALKAILKLAFNELGFEYLQAFTNKQNLSSRKILEKFGFEHLVNKKDENNVNNVIYGLNSINHLK, from the coding sequence ATGAACCTTGAAATAATCACTGACAAAATCAAATTAAAAATCGTCGAAAAGGCTGATGCGGAGAGTCTTTTCAAACTGAGAACTGATCCAGAGGTCAGTCAATTCGTAAATAGGGATCTCAACAAAACTTTGGCTGATATTGAGGAATTCATTGAGCATAAAATCAATCATCAACACGAGATTTTATTCTTTACCATCAAAACAATTCCAGAAAATGAATTGGCTGGGACGATCTGCCTTTGGAATATCGATCACGAGAAAAAGTATGCGGAAGTTGGCTACGAATTATTTCCCCATTTTCAAGGTCGAGGTATTATGAGCGATGCGTTGAAAGCGATTCTTAAACTTGCCTTCAACGAACTTGGATTTGAATATCTACAAGCTTTCACGAACAAACAAAATCTGAGTTCCAGAAAAATATTGGAGAAATTCGGTTTTGAACATCTTGTAAATAAAAAAGACGAAAATAATGTTAACAATGTAATCTACGGTTTGAATTCAATAAACCATTTGAAATAA